Within Roseibium sp. HPY-6, the genomic segment CACGTCAACTGGGGCTTCGGCCCGGTGAAAAACGTCTCCAAGACACCGCTTGTCGCCGGGCAGTGGCAGAAGGGGGCAAACGGCATGGAACTGGTCATTACGTCCAATCACAGCGCACCTGAGATCCCCACAACAGGTGAACTGAAACTGCTGTCGTAATGCACCGCTGGTGCACGGCGACCGACGTCGTGCACCAGCTCCGGACCATTCAGTCAAGGGATATCCATGGCGCTCGTTCTTGAACTCAAGGACCTTTCGAAAGCTTACGGCGCGATAACCGTCGCCGACGAGCTCTCCTATCAGCTGGCCCAAGGCGAAGCGCTCGGCGTGATCGGACCGAACGGCGCCGGCAAAACCTCCATGTTCAATCTGATCACCGGCACGGTTCGGGCAGACCATGGACAGATACTGTTCAATGGCGCCGACGTTACGCGCATGTCGGCCGCGAAAAGATGTCGTCTCGGCATAGCGCGGTCCTTTCAGATACCCCAACCGTTCAGCAACATGACCGTTTTCGAAAACGTTCTGGTCGCCGCAACTCACGGCGCAAAATTGCCGTCGGCAATGGCGGACAAACACTGCCTTGAAATGTTGCAGCTGACGGGCTTGATCGACAAGGCGAATGATGTCTCCGGTTCGCTCACACTGCTGGGCCGGAAACGCCTGGAATTGGCAAGAGCTCTTTGCGCGCAGCCGAAGTTGCTCCTGCTGGACGAAATCGCAGGCGGTTTGACCGAAGGCGAGTGCCACGCGCTGGTTCAGACCATCAATACGATCCGGTCGACCGGCATATCCATCATCTGGATCGAGCACATCGTCCACGCCCTGCTGTCGGTGGCCGACCGGCTCATCGTAGTCGATTTTGGCCGCAAGATCGCGGACGGCGCCCCGAAGGAAACGATGGCCAGCCGCGAAGTTCAAGAGATCTATATGGGGGTCGATGCCGATGTCTGACCCGCTTTTGTCAACACGCGCTCTTGATGCGCACTACGGGGACATTCAGGCTCTTTTCGGCGTCGATGTATCCATTGATAGAGGTGAAGTGATTGCGATCATCGGCGCCAATGGCGCTGGCAAGACAACATTGATGCGCTCGATTACCGGGCTGCTGCCCAACGGAAACGGCATGGTGAGCTTTCGCAATCAGCCGATCGGCGCTTCCCGGGCCGACCAGATCGCGAAACTGGGCATTGCGATGGTGCCCGAGGGCCGTCAGCTGTTCCAGTCTCTCTCGGTCGAGGAAAACCTCGTTATCGGTGGCCAGATGAACCGAAAGGGTCCATGGGACCTGCAAAAGGTCTTTCAGCTGTTTCCCGTTCTGAAGGAAAGACGCGCCGTGCCGGCAACGGCCCTGTCCGGCGGCCAGCAACAAATGGTCGCCATCGGGCGCGCGCTGATGTCGAACCCGGAGCTCATCCTCTTTGACGAGATCAGCCTGGGCCTTGCGCCCATCATCATCAAGTCGATCTACGAAGCGCTGCCGGACATCATCGGTGAAGGCATGAGCGCCATTATCGTTGAGCAGGACATTGCCAAGGCTCTCAGCGTCGCTGGCAGGGTCTATTGCATGCAGGAAGGCAGGATCTCGCTTGAAGGCCGTTCGAATGAACTGTCCCGGGAACAGATCAGTGCTGCCTATTTCGGAGTCTGACGCATGGATCGGAAGATGACCACAACGACACCGCCGCACCGGCAATTTCCAATCGGCAATCCCGCGTCTTCGCCCTACCCGAAAGGCAACTAGAATGGACTGGATCAATGCCATTGTTCAAGGCGTGCTTCTGGGAGGCCTCTATGCTCTGTTTGCGGCCGGCTTGTCGCTGATTTTCGGCGTGATGCGGCTGGTCAATATCGCGCATGGCGATTTCATCGTTCTGGCTGCCTTTCTCGCGCTTTCAACAACGACCGCGCTTGGCATAAATCCGCTGCTGACGCTCGCTATCGTCGTTCCGGTTATGGCCGGGATCGGCTATGTGCTTCAGCGCGGCATTCTCAATCAGACCCTTGGCGATGATATCCTGCCACCTCTTCTGGTCACGTTCGGACTTTCGGTCATCATTCAAAACGGCCTGCTCGAAGTCTATTCCGCCGACCCGCAAAAGATGAATGCAGGCCCGATCGAAACGGCAAGTGTTGCCCTTCCCGGCGGACTGAATGTCGGCGTCCTTCCCCTCGTCATGTTTGCCGTTTCGGTCGCCGTCATCGCCGGCCTTCAATGGATTTTCTACCAGACGGCTCTCGGTCGTGCGTTCCGCGCTGTTTCGGACAAGCAGGACATCGCCCAGCTGATGGGCCTGAACAAGGCGCATGTCTTCGGTCTGGCGATGGCGCTTTCATTGGCGGTCGTCGCCGTTGCCGGCGTCTTTCTTGGTATCCGGACGAGTTTCGACCCTTCCATAGGCCCTGGGCGGCTGATCTTCGGATTTGAAGCCGTGATCATTGGCGGTTTGGGCAATCTGTGGGGCACGCTGATCGGCGGCATCATTCTCGGTGTCAGCCAGAACATCGGCGCCCAGATCAACCCGGGCTGGCAGCTTCTGGCCGGCCACATCGCCTTCCTGATCGTGCTCGCGGTAAAGCCACGCGGCCTGTTTCCACGGATTGACGGATGAACGCGCAAACCTACACCATTTCAAGGTCTTCCCGGGCAAGCAGAACCGCAGC encodes:
- a CDS encoding ABC transporter ATP-binding protein, coding for MALVLELKDLSKAYGAITVADELSYQLAQGEALGVIGPNGAGKTSMFNLITGTVRADHGQILFNGADVTRMSAAKRCRLGIARSFQIPQPFSNMTVFENVLVAATHGAKLPSAMADKHCLEMLQLTGLIDKANDVSGSLTLLGRKRLELARALCAQPKLLLLDEIAGGLTEGECHALVQTINTIRSTGISIIWIEHIVHALLSVADRLIVVDFGRKIADGAPKETMASREVQEIYMGVDADV
- a CDS encoding ABC transporter ATP-binding protein codes for the protein MPMSDPLLSTRALDAHYGDIQALFGVDVSIDRGEVIAIIGANGAGKTTLMRSITGLLPNGNGMVSFRNQPIGASRADQIAKLGIAMVPEGRQLFQSLSVEENLVIGGQMNRKGPWDLQKVFQLFPVLKERRAVPATALSGGQQQMVAIGRALMSNPELILFDEISLGLAPIIIKSIYEALPDIIGEGMSAIIVEQDIAKALSVAGRVYCMQEGRISLEGRSNELSREQISAAYFGV
- a CDS encoding branched-chain amino acid ABC transporter permease codes for the protein MDWINAIVQGVLLGGLYALFAAGLSLIFGVMRLVNIAHGDFIVLAAFLALSTTTALGINPLLTLAIVVPVMAGIGYVLQRGILNQTLGDDILPPLLVTFGLSVIIQNGLLEVYSADPQKMNAGPIETASVALPGGLNVGVLPLVMFAVSVAVIAGLQWIFYQTALGRAFRAVSDKQDIAQLMGLNKAHVFGLAMALSLAVVAVAGVFLGIRTSFDPSIGPGRLIFGFEAVIIGGLGNLWGTLIGGIILGVSQNIGAQINPGWQLLAGHIAFLIVLAVKPRGLFPRIDG